One Siniperca chuatsi isolate FFG_IHB_CAS linkage group LG1, ASM2008510v1, whole genome shotgun sequence genomic window, ataacttctattatgaattggcgctatataaataatattgaattaataGGCTGTATGTCTCACTGTGTGGTTGAGACTGGGATCATTCTTTTATGTTTAAGGCAACATCAGGCTTGACTTAAACATGGCTTTGCTaactttgtaaaacaaaatctaacataaatatatagatatacatttactgaattgttatttattattaaactaATAATTGTAAAAAACTTGGTAAAAAATCTTCAGTATTAACAGGAATTACAATTGTAAACCTTTAGACCTTTTAAATGCAGCAACAAATTGGTCAGGaattagaaaaaacaaaataaaagcatgccaGGGAGCCTTGGAGATGTGTGATGGCGTCCTCTGGCGATTGTGAGGCGCTGTAGGATTGTGGCTTGTGACGTTTAAGTTTCTGTTTGAATATTACTGTAAAAACCCTATACTGCAAGTCAGAGACAAATTAAACAcatcattaaaattaatttgaagtATAAATACAGACATTTCTCGCACATTAACAAGTGAATTTCAggcaaaatacacacatgcacaccgaCTAGACCGGCTGCGGATCGTCTCCGGCAGCCAAAATGCAGCCAGAACATGTAGAGCCAGATCCTGCTTCCATCGGCCTTTTGTGTTCACTCCAGTTTATCTATGCACTCTGACTGACGacccatttgtttttgtctgcaggCTGTGCAGGAGTCCGATTTGCCCACACAGACGTCAGGGTACCAGACTTCTCCGACTACAGGCGCCCAGAGGTGCTCGACCCCAACAAGTCCTCCCAGGAGAGCAGTGAATCCAGAAGAGCCTTCTCGTACCTGGTCACCGGCGCCTCAACCGTGGTGGGCGTCTACGCCGCCAAGACGGTGGTCACTCAGTTTGTTTCTTCCATGAGCGCCTCGGCCGACGTCTTGGCCCTGTCTCAGATCGAAATCAAGCTGAGTGACATCCCGGAGGGCAAGAACATGACTTTCAAGTGGAGAGGCAAACCGCTGTTCGTCCGTCACCGCACAGAGAAGGAGATCGCCACAGAGGCCGCTGTGAACATGGCAGAGCTGCGAGACCCTCAGCACGACAAGGACCGCGTCATCAACCCCAGCTGGGTCATCGTCCTCGGGGTGTGCACACATCTGGGCTGTGTGCCCATCGCCAACGCTGGTGACTTTGGAGGTTATTACTGCCCTTGCCACGGCTCGCACTACGACGCCTCAGGCCGCATCAGGAAAGGCCCCGCCCCCCTCAACCTGGAGGTTCCCTATTATGAGTTTCCGGACGACAACACCGTGGTTGTTGGATAAGTAACACTCCTCAGACTGAGCTCTCGCTGTACAACACCATGTCGGATACCAGTATGATAAAGCTGTACTCAATGCAGCGAGGACATGCTCATGTGTAATAATGCTGTGTTCAGGTGTCATTGGTTCTGCCAGCTGGGGGAAAACTGTTCACATCAATTACAACTGTTTCTGGTTCTCGTTCCTTCTCTGCAGAATCTCTCACTCAGTGTCACACTTGTCCCAAACATGACAGCACATCTACCAATGTTGGCAGTCCTCTCTACCTGTTAtattaaatgtaatgcaatcaCATACTATTTACATAATGAAAGCAAGCGGGAGCTGCAGTGTTTCCTTTAAcctctgtttttaaatgcaaatcatTAATAATATGGTGTCTCAGTTAAATAGGTGAACACTGGGAAGAACATGACATAAAACACCTGCTTATCTTAAGTTATAGTCCATCTCATTAGCAAAGAACAAATGTTGTGTTCAGGTCTGGTTAATAAAGATTTCTATTGTATTTGACAACATGGACAAAGTGTTTTAGCCTTTCTTTGCTTAAAGTACTGACTGATTGTTTAAGGTAGTTAAATAGTAGTTATAGCTGTTCATAGCAGGACTCAGTCATGTAGTTGTGATCTGGGATTGAGCACATGAACTGATTCCAGTGCTGAGGAGGTAGAGGTGTATCTGAGTCAAAGAGGATGTAGAAAGCATTGAGTTCAGGCGTTGTATGAGCTTTAACTTGCAGGATGTCTTGATTAATACATGCAGGTTTGGTAGCTGCAAAGAGTGAGAATGGAGACAAGAATGATCTCACCACAAATACAGCATGTCAAGTGTACATTTGTTCTCATTACCTGCATTGCATTGACAAAGCTGGGTAAAAATAAAGTGCACCCTTATTGTATGATGAATGGTTTCAGAAATGGCTTTAATGAGTAGAGTTACTGAGATTGATTGTCTCTGATTGGGCTTAAATGTTGGTTATTTCTAtgacataaatacagtacatatttggtttagtttagtttttattgacCTTGAGTATGAATGGACATTGTAAGtatcatttttcaacatttgtgATGGTTAATGATTCAACTCTGGAGCTGTGGAACTTATGCAGTCTCAGTCTGGCTGTCTTAAAATAGATgaaacctgtctcttagaccccatttcaactaggctgcttaaagacgttttacccttagcacctctttacttgatatgatcaatctgtctttattaacaggctatgtaccacaatcctttaaagtagctgtaattaaaccgcttcttaaaaagcccactcttgatccaggggttttagccaactatagacctatatctaaccttccctttctctctaagatccatGAGAacgcagtcaccaatcagttgtaaataacaatagtttatttgaggattttcagtcagggtttagagtgcatcataacacagagacagcactggtgaaaattacaaatgaccttttaattacatcagacaatggacttgtctctgtacttgtcttgttagatcttagtgctgcattcaacaccattgaccttcacatcctattacagagattggaatattcaattggcattaaaggagccgcactaagctggtttaaatcctatctatcagattgatctcagtttgtacatgttaatggtgagtcctccgtgcacgccaaagtcagtcatggagttccacaaggttctgtgcttggaccgattctattcatcttatatacgcttcctttaggcaatattattagcaAACACTCTTTCATTGTTATTCGGATGATACcaaattatatctattgatgaagccagatgaaactaaccagttagctaaacttcaaggacataaaaacctggataaCCTGCAATTTTGCAgtttctgacaaaactgaagtcattgtACTTGGGCCCCAAaaacctcagagacacattatctaaagacatagttgcactagatggcattgccctggcctccagcaccaccataaggaacctctgagttatctttgatcaagatttatcctttaactcccacatgaaacaaacttcaaggactgccttctttcacctacgcaacattgcacaaaatcaggcacatcctgtcacAAAATGATGCTGAGAAACTAGTGCacgcatttgttacttctagcctggactattgcaattccttaatttcaggctgcccgaataagtccctaaTCCCCAGTTGATCccgaatgctgcagcacgtgtagtgacaaaaactaggaaaagagatcatatttctccaatattagcttctctgcactggctccctgtaaaatccagaatagaatttaaaattttctctctaggagacttcccatgatgcacatctttcttctctcctcctctccatctgtatctTAAACCCTAACACGGCAGCgacggatggccgcccaccattgagtctggttctcccaaggtttctgcctgttaaaaggaagtttttccttgccactgtcgccaagtgcttgctcatggtgggatttgttgggtctctgtaaataatataaagagttcggtccagacctgctctataggaaaagtgcaatgagataacttctgttatgaattggcgctatataaatgaaattgaattgaagagCCTtggtcagggaggtgaccaagaacgcAACGGTCACTCTAAGAGAGCTTTGGAAGTCCTCTGTAGGGATGGGAGAACTTGTCATAAGGATGACCATCTCAGCAGCACTCCATCAGTCAGCCCTTTATGGTAGAGTGGCTAGACTCTTGATTAAAAGGCATATGAAGAACTGAGagctctggtctgatgagacaaaaatgtaactCTTTGATCAGAACTCCAATCACTATGTCTGGCGCCACCAGGCAATACTCATCACCTGGCTagtaccatccctacagtgaagcatggtggggGCATCACCATGCTATGGTGGTGCAAAGCTTGTAGACACTTACCCAAGAAGACTCCAAGCTTAATTGCTGCCAAAGGGGCTTCTACAAAGTACTGAATCAAGGGTCTGAATTCTTAAGTAAATGAgagatttcagtttttttgatttttaataaatttgcaaacaacaaacattttcactttgtcattATGGGTTAATGAATGTTGATTGATGGGCAATTTTAtccatttaaaattaaatctacAACACTGCAAAAagtaaaggggtctgaatactctCTGAAGCCACTGTATGttgaactgtgtgtttgtagacGAACTGGCATCTTTTCATGATTAGCTAAAATACTCCTTGGTTACCGTGGCAATTAACTGAAGTTaattcatttgaaatgtattgaacACCATCTCTATTTTCCCTGAAATTACAGAGCTGCTGCTTCTGGGAAATAACTGGGTTACTATTTG contains:
- the LOC122877138 gene encoding cytochrome b-c1 complex subunit Rieske, mitochondrial, whose amino-acid sequence is MMSLAARSGAFSPYMQATAFAVAGPLKALVPGVVVKGDKILLNPKKLFLCRESLNGQSPKTGPAVTVSINGCAGVRFAHTDVRVPDFSDYRRPEVLDPNKSSQESSESRRAFSYLVTGASTVVGVYAAKTVVTQFVSSMSASADVLALSQIEIKLSDIPEGKNMTFKWRGKPLFVRHRTEKEIATEAAVNMAELRDPQHDKDRVINPSWVIVLGVCTHLGCVPIANAGDFGGYYCPCHGSHYDASGRIRKGPAPLNLEVPYYEFPDDNTVVVG